Proteins found in one Zea mays cultivar B73 chromosome 1, Zm-B73-REFERENCE-NAM-5.0, whole genome shotgun sequence genomic segment:
- the LOC100192746 gene encoding Histone H3.3, which translates to MARTKQTARKSTGGKAPRKQLATKAARKSAPTTGGVKKPHRYRPGTVALREIRKYQKSTELLIRKLPFQRLVREIAQDFKTDLRFQSHAVLALQEAAEAYLVGLFEDTNLCAIHAKRVTIMPKDIQLARRIRGERA; encoded by the exons ATGGCTCGTACCAAGCAGACTGCTCGCAAGTCCACGGGAGGGAAGGCTCCCAGGAAGCAGCTTGCCACCAAG GCTGCCCGTAAGTCTGCCCCCACCACTGGTGGAGTGAAGAAGCCTCACCGCTACCGCCCTGGAACTGTTGCCCTCCG TGAGATCCGCAAGTATCAGAAGAGCACTGAGCTGCTGATCAGGAAGCTGCCCTTCCAGAGGCTCGTCAGGGAAATTGCACAGGACTTCAAA ACTGATTTGCGTTTCCAGAGCCATGCGGTGCTTGCCCTCCAGGAGGCTGCTGAGGCATACCTTGTTGGCCTGTTTGAGGACACCAACCTGTGCGCCATCCATGCTAAGCGTGTGACCATCATGCCAAAGGACATTCAGCTGGCAAGGAGGATCCGCGGCGAGAGGGCCTAA
- the LOC103644698 gene encoding uncharacterized protein, whose amino-acid sequence MFGRGSPRINMFLSKSATKKPSPKAGDPRKHGCSPKEKLRAAWNSTLEKTLVDLLHEHKTADYRGQNGWTTEAWNKIVKEFHQREQYVYFTKTQIQDKERELKRDYRFLKDAKNQSGAHFDEKIGRITADPALWKNILTSHPKAKKFCNKSFPLYEALGELYDGQTAEGTYNYTSTQLPDLTQVGNGDEFLNIEHEQDELEEILPAHEEDDVHVVKAGDATSERHDPMPQRRTTAARGNNEETRTKRHKKGDNLEGIMGRYIDMRMKQAEEEATHLAKEREEKEVSQAVDFSIKKCISILGTMEVTKEEKAKAYNAFKDLDNRQILLSACDDDAESALIWLRNEMA is encoded by the exons ATGTTTGGAAGGGGTTCTCCAAGAATCAACATGTTCTTATCAAAAAGTGCAACAAAGAAGCCTTCTCCTAAAGCTGGTGATCCAAGAAAGCATGGATGTTCTCCAAAAG AGAAATTAAGAGCCGCTTGGAACTCAACTCTAGAGAAAACTCTTGTGGACCTCTTGCATGAGCACAAAACAGCTGATTATAGGGGTCAAAATGGATGGACAACAGAAGCATGGAACAAAATTGTCAAGGAATTTCATCAGAGGGAACAATATGTCTATTTCACAAAGACACAAATACAAGATAAGGAAAGAGAGCTGAAAAGGGACTATAGGTTTCTAAAGGATGCAAAGAATCAAAGTGGAGCTCATTTTGATGAGAAGATAGGGAGGATTACGGCTGACCCAGCTTTATGGAAAAATATACTGACTTCTCATCCTAAGGCTAAAAAGTTCTGCAACAAGTCTTTTCCTCTATATGAGGCCTTGGGGGAGCTTTATGATG GGCAAACAGCTGAAGGGACCTACAACTACACCTCCACCCAACTTCCAGATCTTACTCAAGTAGGAAATGGAGATGAATTTCTCAACATAGAACATGAACAAGATGAATTGGAAGAAATCTTGCCTGCACATGAAGAAGATGATGTCCATGTAGTTAAGGCAGGAGATGCAACCAGTGAAAGACATGATCCGATGCCACAGAGAAGGACTACTGCTGCAAGAGGGAACAATGAGGAAACGAGGACAAAGAGGCATAAAAAGGGTGATAACCTAGAAGGAATAATGGGAAGATACATTGACATGAGAATGAAGCAAGCTGAGGAAGAAGCCACACATCTAGCAAAAGAGAGGGAGGAAAAGGAAGTGAGTCAAGCTGTAGACTTCTCAATCAAGAAGTGCATATCCATTCTTGGTACAATGGAAGTTACAAAGGAGGAAAAAGCAAAAGCCTACAATGCCTTCAAAGACCTTGACAATAGGCAAATTTTGTTGAGTGCCTGCGATGATGATGCTGAGTCTGCACTGATTTGGTTGAGAAACGAGATGGCTTAG